The Salinicoccus roseus genome window below encodes:
- the gatB gene encoding Asp-tRNA(Asn)/Glu-tRNA(Gln) amidotransferase subunit GatB, translating into MHFETVIGLEVHVELKTNTKMFSDAPAHFGAEPNTNLSVIDLAYPGTLPVPNKEAVNFGMKAAMALNMDIADVTKFDRKNYFYPDNPKAYQISQFDQPIGENGWIEIEVGGETRRIGITRLHLEEDAGKSTHKEDHSLVDLNRQGTPLVEIVSEPDIRTPEEAYAYLEKLKAIIQYTGVSDCKMEEGSLRCDANISLRPYGQEEFGTKAELKNLNSFNYVRKGLEFEEKRQEKVLMKGGEIAQETRRFDEKSGDTVLMRVKEGSDDYRYFPEPDLVEIHIDQEWKDRIRESIPLLPDALKEKYVDEYGLPAYDAHVLTLKKETSDFFNEMVESHQADVKLASNWLMGGVNEYLNKQQVELGDTALTPENLSDMIKLIEDGTISSKQAKKVFNVLVEKGGDAKKVVKDLGMEQISDPAVLTGMVTEVLDANPQSIEDFKNGKDRAIGFLVGQIMKKSKGQANPKMVNQILLEEIDKR; encoded by the coding sequence ATGCATTTTGAAACGGTCATTGGACTGGAAGTCCACGTTGAACTTAAAACAAACACCAAGATGTTCTCGGATGCACCTGCACACTTTGGTGCCGAGCCGAACACGAACTTGAGCGTCATCGACCTCGCCTATCCGGGCACGCTGCCTGTACCGAACAAGGAAGCTGTCAACTTCGGCATGAAGGCGGCCATGGCCCTCAATATGGATATTGCGGATGTGACGAAATTCGACAGGAAGAACTATTTCTATCCGGACAACCCGAAAGCATATCAGATTTCACAATTCGATCAGCCGATTGGAGAGAATGGCTGGATCGAAATCGAAGTCGGCGGGGAGACGCGGCGCATCGGCATCACCCGTCTGCACCTTGAGGAGGATGCCGGCAAATCGACGCATAAGGAAGACCATTCACTGGTCGACCTGAACCGTCAGGGGACGCCGCTTGTCGAAATCGTCTCCGAGCCGGACATCAGGACGCCTGAGGAGGCGTATGCCTATCTCGAGAAGCTGAAGGCGATCATCCAGTATACAGGCGTTTCCGACTGCAAGATGGAGGAGGGCTCACTCCGCTGTGACGCCAACATCTCCCTGCGTCCATACGGCCAGGAGGAATTCGGCACGAAGGCCGAATTGAAGAACCTGAACTCCTTCAACTATGTCAGGAAAGGTCTGGAATTCGAAGAGAAGCGCCAGGAAAAAGTGCTGATGAAGGGCGGGGAGATCGCCCAGGAGACCCGCCGCTTCGATGAGAAGAGCGGGGACACGGTCCTCATGCGCGTCAAGGAAGGATCGGACGACTACAGATACTTCCCGGAACCGGACCTTGTGGAAATCCATATCGACCAGGAGTGGAAGGACAGGATCCGCGAAAGCATCCCGCTCCTGCCTGATGCCCTCAAAGAAAAGTATGTGGATGAATACGGACTTCCGGCATATGATGCCCACGTACTCACACTCAAGAAGGAGACTTCGGACTTCTTCAATGAAATGGTGGAGTCCCATCAAGCAGACGTGAAGCTCGCTTCCAACTGGCTGATGGGCGGCGTGAATGAATACCTCAACAAGCAGCAGGTCGAGCTCGGTGATACGGCGCTTACGCCGGAGAACCTGTCCGACATGATCAAGCTGATCGAGGACGGCACCATCTCAAGCAAACAGGCGAAGAAGGTCTTCAATGTACTTGTGGAAAAAGGCGGGGATGCGAAGAAGGTCGTCAAGGACCTCGGCATGGAACAGATTTCCGATCCGGCAGTCCTCACCGGCATGGTGACGGAAGTACTGGATGCCAACCCGCAGTCGATCGAAGACTTCAAGAACGGCAAGGACCGTGCAATCGGCTTCCTCGTCGGCCAGATCATGAAGAAATCAAAAGGCCAGGCGAATCCGAAGATGGTCAACCAGATATTGCTGGAAGAGATCGACAAGAGATAG
- the putP gene encoding sodium/proline symporter PutP — protein sequence MILNSAQFTFTAGWQEYIMMALYFIVLIIIGLYAYKQSTSDLSGYMLGGRSIGPWVTALSAGASDMSGWMLMGLPGSMYSVGLSSIWIAIGLTIGAYINYWVVAPRLRVYSEVSEDSITLPDFFENRFKDNKHILKIVSGLVIVIFFAVYTASGMVSGGKLFQSAFDVPYHWGLFVTAAVVVVYTFVGGYLAVSLTDFFQGTIMFIAIVLIPIVAWMNLTGQGVEPFVRIEDLGAAADVNYLSFISGVSIITILSNLAWGFGYFGQPHIIVRFMSIRSHKIIPKARRIGITWMSIALVGACLTGLLGIAFTDATANDVADPETILILMSQVLFHPLIGGFFLAAILAAIMSTISSQLLVTSSSLVQDFYKIMRRKTVDKETKSKEELDKHFVLLGRLSVVLVAIVAIIIAWDDESVILNIVANAWAGFGAAFGPLVVLSLHWKGLTRAGAVAAIIGGAATVIIWIAAGGFGTGLYEIIPGVIVSTLAAIIVSKMTQGTGISKEMEAEFDETTNILKQSK from the coding sequence ATGATACTGAATTCAGCACAATTTACATTCACGGCTGGATGGCAGGAGTACATAATGATGGCATTATACTTCATCGTTCTGATCATCATCGGACTCTATGCCTATAAGCAATCCACATCAGACCTCAGTGGATACATGCTCGGCGGCCGCAGCATCGGTCCTTGGGTTACTGCACTGTCCGCAGGTGCATCGGACATGAGCGGTTGGATGCTCATGGGTCTGCCAGGCAGCATGTACAGCGTAGGTCTATCCAGCATCTGGATCGCCATCGGTCTCACAATCGGGGCATACATCAACTACTGGGTGGTCGCACCGAGGCTGCGTGTCTATTCGGAGGTTTCCGAAGACTCCATCACACTGCCGGACTTCTTCGAGAACCGCTTTAAAGACAATAAACATATTCTGAAAATCGTTTCCGGTCTCGTTATAGTAATATTCTTTGCGGTCTACACGGCAAGCGGCATGGTATCCGGCGGTAAGCTTTTCCAAAGTGCATTTGATGTGCCTTACCACTGGGGACTTTTCGTCACAGCAGCTGTCGTGGTCGTCTATACATTCGTCGGGGGATATCTGGCAGTCAGTCTGACCGACTTCTTCCAGGGGACGATCATGTTCATCGCAATCGTCCTGATTCCGATCGTTGCATGGATGAACCTTACAGGACAGGGAGTCGAACCTTTCGTCAGGATAGAGGACCTCGGTGCAGCTGCGGATGTCAACTATCTGTCATTCATCAGCGGTGTATCGATCATCACCATCCTGAGCAACCTGGCATGGGGCTTCGGCTACTTTGGACAGCCGCACATCATCGTGCGCTTCATGTCCATTAGATCCCATAAGATCATTCCGAAAGCCCGTCGGATCGGCATCACTTGGATGTCCATCGCACTCGTCGGTGCGTGTCTGACAGGTCTGCTCGGGATCGCATTCACGGATGCCACAGCGAATGACGTGGCAGACCCTGAGACGATCCTCATCCTCATGAGCCAGGTGCTCTTCCATCCGCTTATCGGTGGATTCTTCCTGGCAGCGATTCTTGCAGCAATCATGAGTACGATTTCTTCACAGCTTCTCGTTACATCCAGTTCACTGGTTCAGGATTTCTACAAGATCATGAGACGCAAAACGGTCGATAAGGAGACGAAATCGAAAGAGGAGCTCGACAAGCACTTCGTGCTTCTTGGACGCCTTTCCGTCGTACTCGTCGCCATCGTTGCAATCATCATTGCATGGGATGATGAATCCGTCATCCTCAACATCGTCGCCAATGCCTGGGCAGGGTTCGGTGCAGCATTCGGACCGCTCGTCGTCCTTTCACTCCATTGGAAAGGCCTGACACGCGCAGGTGCCGTTGCAGCCATCATCGGTGGTGCCGCCACGGTCATCATCTGGATCGCAGCAGGCGGCTTCGGTACAGGGCTCTACGAGATCATCCCTGGTGTCATCGTATCTACGCTTGCAGCAATCATTGTAAGTAAGATGACCCAAGGTACCGGCATCTCCAAAGAGATGGAAGCCGAATTCGATGAAACGACGAACATCCTTAAACAGAGCAAGTAG
- the gatC gene encoding Asp-tRNA(Asn)/Glu-tRNA(Gln) amidotransferase subunit GatC — MSEINLDTVKHVANLARIEIQDEKAAEAFTKELDKIVDYAHLLDEVDLSETEPMFHALDLTNVMREDVPSEPLSQEEAMSNAKSTKDGHFKVPKML, encoded by the coding sequence ATGTCTGAGATTAATCTGGATACGGTAAAACACGTGGCGAATCTTGCACGTATCGAAATACAGGATGAGAAAGCAGCAGAAGCTTTCACAAAAGAATTGGATAAGATAGTCGACTACGCCCACCTTCTCGATGAAGTGGATCTGAGTGAGACGGAACCGATGTTCCACGCGCTGGATTTGACCAATGTCATGCGTGAAGATGTACCGAGTGAACCTTTATCGCAGGAAGAAGCGATGAGCAATGCGAAATCCACAAAAGACGGCCACTTCAAAGTGCCGAAAATGCTGTAA
- a CDS encoding CamS family sex pheromone protein has product MMKKYILPLFLMMSLLAACSSEEAVQQNEDEGERDQEVNTAPVEEQDETVTSNDEAGYYRTVIPYELSPSRGLTSSNMVSNYNIEAFEKGLFELSKGSFSPDEYVFREGQVFTEEMIRGYLGRSYTMEEIEGMSEEEKAQNNAFSNLGLNPSAEGETDPEAIAQKAPLYLSHILEQNYMIPSEDGEDLEFGGMTIGLAMNSEYHYQKEQYGPTFTRELDAETVRQEGEQMAEEILERLRANEDYKDMKIVFGIFIQSTDTSITPGNFVSTAVVEGGADEISSFEEVNENYVLLPSSDASAVSEEINSEYQNFNRKLESYFDSFTTSIGHGYFVDGALEQLTIEIPVEYSSRGEIIGLTQYVRGLVAEHFRSTEVEVSIKDKNQSYALITKDEEENINVHIYE; this is encoded by the coding sequence ATGATGAAGAAATATATATTGCCACTGTTTCTTATGATGTCCCTTCTGGCGGCATGCAGCTCAGAGGAAGCGGTGCAGCAGAACGAGGATGAGGGGGAGCGCGATCAGGAAGTGAATACGGCCCCGGTGGAGGAGCAGGATGAGACGGTGACTTCGAACGATGAAGCAGGATATTACCGTACCGTCATCCCATACGAACTTTCACCATCCCGTGGGCTCACCAGCTCCAATATGGTATCGAACTACAACATCGAAGCATTTGAAAAGGGACTCTTCGAGTTGAGCAAAGGCTCATTCAGCCCGGATGAATACGTCTTCCGCGAAGGTCAGGTGTTCACCGAGGAGATGATCCGCGGCTACCTCGGGCGCAGCTACACGATGGAAGAGATCGAAGGGATGTCTGAAGAGGAGAAGGCACAGAACAATGCATTCAGCAATCTTGGACTCAACCCTTCTGCCGAAGGGGAAACAGACCCTGAAGCCATCGCCCAGAAAGCACCCCTCTACCTCTCCCATATATTGGAGCAGAATTATATGATTCCTTCAGAAGATGGGGAGGATCTTGAGTTCGGAGGCATGACGATCGGGCTGGCGATGAACAGTGAATACCATTATCAGAAAGAGCAGTATGGGCCGACCTTCACAAGGGAACTCGATGCAGAGACGGTCAGGCAGGAAGGGGAGCAGATGGCTGAGGAAATTCTTGAGCGTCTGCGTGCCAATGAGGACTACAAGGACATGAAGATCGTTTTCGGCATCTTCATCCAGTCCACAGATACGTCCATCACACCCGGAAATTTCGTCTCCACTGCAGTGGTGGAGGGAGGCGCAGATGAGATTTCAAGCTTCGAAGAGGTCAATGAGAACTATGTCCTCCTGCCTTCTTCCGATGCCAGTGCCGTCAGCGAAGAAATAAACAGCGAGTATCAGAACTTCAACAGGAAGCTGGAATCATACTTCGACAGCTTCACGACCTCCATCGGCCATGGGTACTTTGTCGATGGGGCGCTTGAGCAGCTGACTATAGAGATTCCGGTGGAATACAGCAGCCGCGGTGAAATCATCGGCCTGACGCAGTATGTAAGGGGTCTCGTTGCAGAGCATTTCAGGAGTACGGAAGTCGAGGTTTCGATTAAAGACAAAAACCAGTCCTATGCGCTGATCACCAAGGATGAGGAAGAGAACATTAACGTGCACATATACGAATAG
- the gatA gene encoding Asp-tRNA(Asn)/Glu-tRNA(Gln) amidotransferase subunit GatA yields the protein MNIHEMTVETLYEKIQSKEIKPSEVVGALFDRIEASDETIGSFLFVDKEAAMKQAEALDQLQAEDRMEGPLFGIPMGIKDNICTKDVLTTCASRMLEDFIPVYDATVMEKLNAANAVMVGKQNMDEFAMGGSTENSYFKKTRNPWDTNAVPGGSSGGSAAAVAAGFVPFSLGSDTGGSVRQPAAFCGVVGMKPTYGRVSRYGLVAFASSLDQIGPITRNVRDNAKILELISGSHNKDATSKPGMDNNFLEGIDKDLSGMKIALPKEFIREGISEEVKASVRKAAETFESLGATVEEVSIPHTKYVVSAYYLIASSEASSNLARFDGIRYGYKAEGTKTLEEHYKKTRAEGFGEEVKRRILLGTFVLSAGHYDQHYIRAQKLRGVIEGEMKDLFNEYDLIIGPTTPTPAYDLGEKSDDQLEMYKDDILTIPANLTGMPALSIPSGLSTSGRPIGLQLIGNHFDEKKIYNAALKFEEQFNLHEELKSLQLEVQ from the coding sequence GTGAACATTCACGAAATGACAGTGGAGACACTGTATGAAAAGATACAATCCAAAGAAATCAAACCTTCTGAAGTGGTAGGTGCGCTGTTCGATAGAATCGAAGCGTCTGATGAGACAATCGGTTCTTTTTTGTTTGTCGATAAAGAAGCGGCGATGAAACAGGCGGAGGCACTCGACCAGCTTCAGGCTGAAGACAGGATGGAAGGCCCGCTGTTCGGCATTCCGATGGGCATCAAGGACAACATCTGCACGAAGGATGTGCTGACGACATGTGCAAGCCGCATGCTGGAGGACTTCATTCCGGTATATGATGCGACGGTCATGGAGAAGCTCAATGCCGCGAATGCGGTCATGGTGGGCAAGCAGAACATGGATGAATTTGCCATGGGCGGTTCCACGGAGAACTCCTACTTCAAAAAGACGCGCAACCCATGGGACACCAATGCCGTTCCAGGCGGTTCCTCAGGCGGCTCTGCAGCAGCAGTGGCGGCTGGCTTCGTCCCATTCTCCCTCGGCTCCGATACGGGCGGTTCCGTCCGTCAGCCTGCAGCCTTCTGTGGTGTGGTGGGCATGAAGCCGACATACGGACGTGTGTCCAGGTACGGCCTCGTCGCATTCGCGTCATCACTTGATCAGATTGGTCCGATCACAAGGAATGTCAGGGACAACGCAAAGATCCTTGAACTGATTTCAGGTTCACACAATAAGGATGCGACAAGCAAACCAGGCATGGACAACAACTTCCTGGAGGGCATAGACAAGGATCTATCCGGCATGAAGATCGCCCTTCCGAAGGAGTTCATCAGGGAAGGCATCAGCGAAGAAGTGAAGGCATCCGTCAGAAAGGCTGCCGAAACGTTCGAATCCCTCGGTGCGACAGTGGAGGAAGTATCCATTCCCCACACCAAGTATGTGGTCAGTGCATACTACCTGATCGCCTCCAGTGAAGCGAGCTCAAACCTTGCCCGCTTTGACGGCATACGCTACGGCTACAAGGCTGAAGGTACGAAGACGCTTGAGGAGCACTATAAGAAGACGCGTGCAGAAGGGTTCGGCGAAGAGGTCAAACGCCGTATCCTCCTCGGAACATTCGTGCTCAGTGCCGGCCACTACGACCAGCACTACATCCGTGCCCAGAAGCTGCGCGGCGTCATCGAAGGTGAGATGAAGGATCTCTTCAATGAATATGATCTGATCATCGGTCCGACAACACCGACACCTGCATACGACCTCGGAGAGAAGTCCGACGACCAGCTGGAGATGTACAAGGATGATATCCTGACCATCCCGGCGAACCTGACGGGGATGCCGGCCCTCTCCATCCCGAGTGGCCTGAGCACATCCGGCCGTCCAATCGGGCTGCAGCTCATCGGCAACCACTTTGATGAGAAGAAAATATACAATGCGGCATTGAAATTCGAAGAGCAGTTCAATCTCCACGAAGAACTGAAGTCGCTGCAACTGGAGGTGCAATAA
- a CDS encoding heptaprenylglyceryl phosphate synthase — translation MLKDCKHVFKLDPAKEISDEDLTRICESDTDAVIIGGTDGITEDNVLNLMARVRRFSVPVALEVTSTEAVVPGFDHYFIPAVFNTGDMKWQHGLMLEALAEYGHLLDYDEISLLPYIIMNPECKAFKKAEGKHVTPEMLPHYINMMDKLYQTEYIYIEYSGTYGDAEIMNAVRENAGRSHIIYGGGISSREEAAEMSQYAGTIVVGNVIYDSPKKALRTIIK, via the coding sequence ATGCTTAAAGATTGCAAACATGTATTCAAGCTGGATCCTGCAAAGGAGATCAGTGACGAGGATCTGACACGGATCTGCGAGTCGGATACGGACGCCGTCATCATCGGCGGCACGGACGGCATCACGGAGGACAACGTGCTGAACCTGATGGCGCGCGTGCGGCGCTTCTCTGTACCGGTGGCGCTTGAAGTGACATCGACGGAAGCGGTTGTACCCGGATTCGACCATTATTTCATACCAGCGGTCTTCAACACCGGAGACATGAAGTGGCAGCATGGGCTGATGCTCGAGGCACTGGCGGAATATGGGCACCTGCTCGACTATGATGAGATTTCCCTCCTGCCGTACATCATCATGAATCCGGAATGCAAGGCATTCAAAAAGGCGGAAGGGAAGCATGTGACGCCCGAGATGCTTCCGCACTACATCAATATGATGGACAAGCTCTATCAGACAGAGTATATATATATTGAATACAGTGGCACCTACGGGGATGCGGAGATCATGAATGCCGTGCGCGAAAATGCCGGCCGCTCCCATATCATCTATGGCGGCGGGATCTCTTCACGGGAGGAAGCCGCGGAGATGTCACAGTACGCCGGCACCATCGTCGTGGGGAATGTCATATACGACAGTCCGAAGAAGGCACTCAGGACAATCATTAAATAA
- the pcrA gene encoding DNA helicase PcrA: MDLSLMNKEQKKAIQTTEGPLLIMAGAGSGKTRVLTHRVAYLLGEKEVPARNILAITFTNKAAREMKDRVGALVSEGAEHMWISTFHSMCVRILRSNINHLGYENSFSILDPTDQKSVVKDILKRRNLDIKQHNPRSIIGFISDKKNQLIRPEESIREAAAYPDTLYSEIYHDYQQILYRNSALDFDDLIMLTIELFDKEPKVLEYYQNRFQYIHVDEYQDTNHAQYRLISQLAAKYRNICVVGDSDQSIYKFRGADITNILNFEDDYPEAVVIKLEQNYRSSKNILDAANAVIENNTERKPKALRTDRDGGPKLKNLVADSERGEAEEVVRNILDLSGKYSYSDMAILYRTNAQSRAIEDTLVKSNIAYKMVGGIKFYDRKEIKDLMSYLKVILNPNDDISFERIVNTPKRGLGPKTVDKLKAHGQNTGISIFEAIKESDFIGIPKTAVVKLMGLVDLLEKLQQKARFITITELVDEVLKTTGYMEMLEAEKTIESRSRIENLEEFKTVTSEFDRDNEISDELLFTFLSDMALVSDQDGVEDDSGVTLMTMHASKGLEFKIVFIVGLEEGIFPSRRVAYDDKELEEERRLMYVALTRAEDQLFLSRANSRMIYGKTEANMQSRFLAEIPETLVEGGDGAVSNDFFSSSSGSARKKQAPKRSRVVTNNSGVSFSIGDKVAHKKFGDGIISAIKGEGDSQELDIIFTKVGVKRLLANFAPIEKKE, from the coding sequence ATGGATCTAAGTTTGATGAATAAAGAACAGAAGAAGGCCATCCAGACGACCGAGGGGCCGCTGCTCATCATGGCAGGGGCAGGCAGTGGGAAGACGCGGGTGCTGACGCACCGTGTCGCCTACCTGCTCGGTGAGAAGGAGGTGCCGGCGAGGAACATCCTGGCCATCACATTCACCAACAAGGCGGCAAGGGAGATGAAGGACCGTGTCGGTGCACTGGTGTCGGAAGGCGCGGAGCATATGTGGATCTCCACCTTCCACTCCATGTGTGTGCGGATACTGCGGAGCAACATAAACCATCTGGGTTATGAAAACAGCTTTTCCATCCTCGACCCGACGGACCAGAAATCCGTCGTCAAGGATATATTGAAGCGGCGCAACCTGGATATAAAGCAGCATAACCCAAGGAGCATCATCGGTTTCATTTCGGACAAGAAGAACCAGCTGATCCGTCCCGAAGAGAGCATCAGGGAGGCGGCGGCCTATCCGGATACGCTCTACAGCGAAATCTATCACGACTACCAGCAGATCCTCTACCGCAACAGCGCCCTCGACTTCGATGATCTGATCATGCTGACGATCGAGCTGTTCGACAAGGAGCCGAAGGTTCTGGAGTACTACCAGAACCGTTTCCAGTACATCCATGTCGATGAATATCAGGATACGAACCATGCACAGTACCGCCTGATCAGCCAGCTTGCGGCGAAATACCGCAATATCTGCGTGGTCGGTGACTCCGACCAGTCCATCTACAAATTCAGGGGGGCGGACATCACGAACATCCTCAACTTCGAGGATGACTATCCGGAAGCGGTCGTCATCAAACTGGAGCAGAACTACCGCTCCAGCAAGAACATACTCGATGCGGCGAATGCCGTGATCGAGAACAATACCGAGCGCAAACCGAAGGCACTGCGCACCGATCGTGACGGCGGACCGAAGCTCAAGAACCTCGTCGCCGATTCCGAGCGCGGGGAGGCCGAGGAGGTCGTCCGCAACATACTGGACCTCTCAGGCAAGTACAGCTACAGCGATATGGCGATACTGTACCGGACGAATGCCCAGTCGCGGGCGATCGAGGATACGCTCGTCAAATCGAACATCGCATACAAGATGGTCGGCGGCATCAAGTTCTACGACCGTAAGGAGATCAAGGATCTCATGAGCTATCTGAAGGTGATCCTGAACCCGAATGACGACATCAGCTTCGAACGCATCGTCAATACGCCGAAGCGGGGCCTTGGACCGAAGACGGTGGATAAGCTGAAGGCACATGGCCAGAATACCGGCATCAGCATCTTTGAGGCGATCAAGGAATCCGACTTCATCGGCATTCCGAAGACGGCCGTCGTCAAGCTGATGGGTCTTGTAGATCTGCTCGAGAAGCTGCAGCAGAAGGCCAGGTTCATCACCATCACGGAACTCGTGGATGAAGTGCTGAAGACGACCGGCTATATGGAGATGCTTGAAGCGGAGAAGACCATCGAGTCGAGGAGCCGCATCGAGAACCTTGAGGAGTTCAAGACGGTCACAAGCGAATTCGACAGGGACAATGAAATTTCCGATGAGCTGCTGTTCACCTTCCTGAGTGACATGGCGCTCGTGTCCGATCAGGATGGCGTCGAAGACGACAGTGGAGTGACACTCATGACGATGCATGCTTCAAAGGGACTCGAATTCAAGATCGTCTTCATCGTGGGCCTCGAGGAGGGCATCTTCCCTTCAAGGCGCGTCGCCTATGATGACAAGGAGCTGGAGGAGGAACGGCGTCTGATGTACGTTGCGCTCACCCGGGCGGAGGATCAGCTGTTCCTCTCGCGGGCCAACAGCCGCATGATCTACGGGAAGACAGAGGCGAACATGCAGAGCCGTTTCCTGGCTGAAATTCCGGAGACATTGGTGGAAGGCGGAGATGGCGCCGTGTCGAATGACTTCTTCTCCAGCAGCTCGGGCAGTGCACGGAAGAAGCAGGCGCCGAAGAGGAGCCGTGTAGTGACGAACAACAGCGGCGTCAGCTTCTCCATCGGAGACAAGGTGGCGCACAAGAAATTTGGAGATGGCATCATCTCGGCGATCAAGGGTGAGGGTGACAGCCAGGAACTGGACATCATCTTCACTAAAGTCGGCGTCAAGCGGCTGCTTGCCAACTTTGCGCCGATTGAAAAGAAGGAGTAG
- the ligA gene encoding NAD-dependent DNA ligase LigA, whose amino-acid sequence MEEKIKALQDKLNRYNYEYHVLDDPTIPDSEYDRLLHELIALEEQYPEFKSDTSPTVRVGGEVLSRFEKVAHDTPMLSLGNAFNEEELWAFDKRVREAVGDVEYMCELKIDGLAVSLKYESGRFVQGTTRGDGTVGENITANLRTIRAIPLTLDRPLSFEVRGEAYMPKSSFEKLNEEKEQNGDAPFQNPRNAAAGSLRQLDPKLAAKRNLSIFLYSVNDLTELEAETQSEALDELDRAGFRTNRERRLVSSIDEVLEYIEYWENHRNDLEYDIDGIVIKVNAFSGQEEMGYTAKSPRWAIAYKFPAEEVVTDLIDIELTVGRTGAITPTAILKPVKVAGTTVARASLHNHELIEEKDIRINDKVVIRKAGDIIPEVVRPILEERTDQEIYEAPTKCPGCGHATVKLEDEVAIRCINPGCPAQLVEGMIHFVSRSAMNIDGLGEKVVRQLFDAGLIKDVGDIYALTYDDLIPLERMGDKKIENLLSAIEASKENPLRKLLVGLGIRFLGTKASELIAREFGSMEAIMEQPKERFIEIPEIGEKIADSIVTYTAHPDFRELIDKLARYGVNMTEEVQEASSGALAGMTFVLTGKLAELTRNEAKSMIEDTGGKVTGSVSSKTDVVVAGEDAGSKLEKAQSLGVTVWNEQEFIEKMGPRS is encoded by the coding sequence ATGGAAGAGAAAATCAAGGCACTGCAGGATAAGCTGAACCGCTATAACTACGAATACCATGTGCTCGATGACCCGACCATCCCCGACAGCGAATACGACAGGCTGCTGCACGAGCTCATCGCCCTGGAGGAGCAGTATCCTGAATTCAAGTCGGACACTTCCCCTACAGTGAGGGTGGGCGGCGAGGTGCTCAGCCGCTTTGAGAAGGTGGCGCACGATACACCGATGCTCAGTCTCGGCAATGCCTTCAATGAAGAGGAATTGTGGGCGTTCGACAAACGTGTCCGGGAAGCGGTCGGTGATGTCGAATACATGTGCGAACTGAAGATAGACGGCCTGGCCGTTTCATTGAAGTATGAGTCGGGGCGTTTCGTCCAGGGCACGACGCGGGGGGACGGAACCGTCGGTGAGAACATCACCGCCAACCTCCGGACCATCCGTGCGATTCCGCTGACCCTGGACCGTCCGCTCTCCTTTGAAGTCCGGGGCGAGGCATACATGCCGAAGTCTTCATTCGAAAAGCTCAATGAAGAGAAGGAGCAGAATGGTGATGCGCCATTCCAGAACCCGAGGAATGCGGCAGCAGGCTCACTGCGTCAGCTTGACCCGAAGCTTGCAGCCAAGCGGAATTTGTCGATCTTCCTCTACAGCGTGAATGATCTGACGGAGCTCGAAGCGGAGACGCAGAGCGAGGCGCTGGATGAATTGGATAGGGCAGGCTTCAGGACGAACAGGGAAAGAAGGCTCGTCAGCAGCATCGATGAAGTCCTCGAGTACATAGAATACTGGGAGAACCACCGCAATGACCTTGAATATGACATCGACGGGATCGTCATCAAGGTGAATGCCTTCAGCGGCCAGGAGGAGATGGGCTATACCGCAAAGTCACCGAGATGGGCGATCGCCTACAAGTTTCCTGCCGAAGAAGTGGTCACTGACCTGATCGACATCGAATTGACAGTCGGGCGGACGGGGGCCATCACCCCGACGGCGATATTGAAGCCGGTAAAGGTGGCCGGAACGACTGTGGCCAGAGCGTCCCTGCACAATCATGAACTGATAGAGGAGAAGGATATCCGCATCAATGATAAAGTTGTGATCCGCAAGGCCGGGGATATCATACCGGAGGTCGTCCGGCCGATACTTGAGGAAAGGACCGACCAGGAGATATACGAAGCGCCGACCAAGTGCCCGGGATGCGGTCATGCTACGGTCAAGCTCGAAGACGAGGTGGCAATCCGCTGCATCAATCCGGGGTGTCCGGCACAGCTTGTCGAGGGCATGATCCACTTCGTCTCAAGAAGTGCCATGAACATCGATGGGCTCGGTGAAAAAGTGGTCCGCCAGCTGTTCGATGCCGGACTCATAAAAGATGTCGGGGATATATATGCCCTGACATACGACGACCTCATTCCACTGGAGAGGATGGGGGACAAGAAAATCGAAAACCTGCTTTCAGCAATCGAAGCTTCCAAGGAGAATCCACTCAGGAAGCTGCTGGTGGGACTCGGCATCAGATTCCTGGGAACGAAGGCGTCTGAACTCATCGCCCGGGAATTCGGTTCCATGGAGGCAATCATGGAACAGCCCAAGGAACGCTTCATAGAAATTCCTGAAATCGGTGAGAAGATCGCCGACTCCATAGTGACATATACCGCACACCCAGACTTCAGGGAATTGATAGACAAATTGGCGCGGTATGGCGTGAATATGACGGAGGAAGTCCAGGAAGCATCAAGTGGCGCACTTGCGGGAATGACATTCGTCCTGACGGGGAAACTTGCAGAGCTGACAAGGAATGAAGCCAAGTCGATGATAGAGGATACCGGTGGAAAAGTGACCGGCAGTGTCTCCAGTAAAACGGATGTGGTCGTTGCGGGGGAGGATGCCGGAAGCAAACTTGAAAAGGCGCAATCCCTTGGCGTGACGGTCTGGAACGAACAGGAATTCATAGAGAAGATGGGGCCACGGTCATGA